Within the Mus caroli chromosome 10, CAROLI_EIJ_v1.1, whole genome shotgun sequence genome, the region AACTTACTGCCTGGCTTAAGGCAGTTATTATTTGGAGAATGAGAGTCTCCTGTGTTGCACACGGCTCCAGCGCTCTCTGCTGGTAAGCGGAGATAGAggttttaaatttaacttttgtttttgtttgtttgtttgcatggaatgaaggaaagagaagaaaggggaaaataacGTAAAGGACATTAACTGCGAGAAAGGAAaacttcccctcccctctcttttatCTCATGCGTGTGTGTTTTTTGGGAATATTCTGGCAAGCAGTATATACTTCTAAGCTACCTTCTCAGCTTTCAAATTTCTCTTCTCAGCTTTCAaatttccctcccctcccctcccctcccctcccctctctttctttttatgagactgggtctcactaaaTTGCCAAACCAAGCTTTGGACTTGAAATCCTTTACCTAGGGCTTAAACTAGAGATTACAGTCATATGCATATAGATGGGCCAcagtgggtttttttgggggggtggtggtggagtggggggtggaggtgtCATTAGTTTTAATAGAGCAAAtgatcacaaaataaaattttatacattcacacacacacacagaagtacaCGTTATAGCCTTTCTAGAAACTGTAAAGAGATACTGGAAACATGTACTTAAAGGAGAttggaactggaaacaaccaTTGCTTTTAGTTTAGAAgttttaaattcttatatgagaAATACTATGTTTaaatactaaattaaaatttGCATGTCCAAATATTGGACTGAATAGACAGTCCTTATCAAACTTGAAAGGTAAACACATGCAAACTAATAAGAATTGAATACTTTCTCTGATATAGCTAGTGCTTGTTTTAGTGAACTATGCAAGTTGATTAATGGAGGAAGATGATGAACATTGGGAAAATATTAGTCTGTCTTACTACTTGACAAGATAGAGTCCAGGAGATTCTGCACTTCCGACTTTATAGCACACCCCACCTTTTCTTTATAGcagtgatatttatttatttattgccaccTCTCCATTGCATAATATCATCCTTAAGGACTTacatttcatttgaattttcctggttttttgtttgtttgtttgtttggttggttgattgatttttgttttgtttttcgagatagggtttctctgtatagccttggctgttctggaactcactttgtagaccaggctggcctcaaactcagaaatccacctgcctctgcctcccacgtgctgggattaaaggcgtgcaccaccaccgcccagctgaacTTTCCTGTTTTTTCATCGCCAATATTGGTATATAGAGTTTGCCTTGGGTGGTTTACCACTAGAGTAATACTAGTATCACTGAATGAAATTGGTAGTGTTGCTTCCCTTTTTATACATGGAATGGCTTGAGAAGTATTGTTATAGGTTCTTCCATAAAGATTCACTAAAATTCAAtagtgtcaggcatggtggtgcatacctttaatcccagcattctgtaggcagaggtaggtgaatctctgaggTCTAGGAAAATATGGTCTtcagagggaattccaggacagccaggaacttGTCTTGGGGAAGTGGAGGAACACCTAGTAGTAAACATTACTAgcttatttatccattcattcattcattcattcttgctTTGTGGACAAACTTTTGAAAACATATtgctacattttaatttttggttgCAAACTTTTTTAAGTTGTCTaattttcttttgcctttattcattcatttattttaaactcgGCAAGGGCTCATTTTGATTAGAAGAAATCTATCATTGCTATATCCTGTTACAGCAATTAAAAACTGACGTACATATCCAAGTtgcatcattttttctttttttattaaactaataaaatttattttaaaatatacaactcaatattgacatttttaagtcatcaaaataatttataatagttaaatgcctcttaagtATACATAatgtcttctgaagctaaaagtaatatgcactaaaccacatttaaaaaatctatttggaacattaaacatgatagaagtataAGAAATTCTTTATGAAGTcgtctatgaaaggaaattgtgaaaagttcCTGCTTAGATAGAAACCATTTCATTTCCAAGGGAAAATAAACAGTGTAActatgacttcatagaatgaattgggtagtgctccttctgtttctatttgtggaatagtttgaagagtattggtattagatcttttttgaaggtctgatagaattctgcactaaagccatctagtcctggacttttttggttgggagactgttaatgactgcttAAAAATTTCATTGTTGGActggggtggtgcacacctttaacccaagcacCCAGGcagcaaaagcaggcagatctctgtgaattcaaggccagcctgctccacagactaagttccaggacagctagggctacacagagaaacactgtctcaaaaaaccaaaagtatgggctggagagatggctcaccgggTAAGatcattgactgttcttccaaaggtcctgagttcaaatcccagcaaccacatggtggctcacaaccatccataacgagatctgactcactcttctggagtgtctcaaGTTGCATCATTTAGTCAAATGATTAGAGTAATATCTTGCGTAACATCTGTGGGACATGAGGTGAATTCTGAGTTCAGGTAGTAAAGTGCTATGCATTGCTCATGAAGCCGGCATATTGATTTCCTCTCTGTTCCGTGTAATAAAGGTAagggtatttttcttttccaatactTGGAACCTTATTCCCCAAACAATTTGATTTTGTCAAGTAATAAAATAACCTTACAAATATTAAGTTGTCTAATTTATGTCTAATTTTGGTGAGTTATATATACCTAGGAAACTGTTTCCTTTAGATTTTTCAGTTGCTTTCTTTGAAGATAGTTTCTGAAATAGTCTCTAATGATTCCATGAGTTTCATTGGATGGTCCCCTAACAACCTTTTTTACGTCTCTAATTGTGGTTTCTCTCTCTGGTTGGTTTGACTGGAATTTTCTAAGTCTGCTGTACCTTTTCAAAGAACCACACTCGTTTGAACTGATATAATGGTACTCTTGTAGCCTCTGCTTCATTAGTTCCTGCACTGCCCTCCATTGGTTCTCAGTGCCTACTTCTTTGGGGTTTAGCTTGTTCTATTTCTCCTAGAATGGTTGAAGGATactcctaggtttttttttttttttttttttttttactagtgatctccttgaattttgtttttaatgtgggcATTCACAGCTTTAGACTCTCCACTATATAGTTTCACATGTTCCAATAACAACTGTCTTATCTGTGTCCCAGTGTTCTGGTAAGTTGTGCTGTGGTTTTCACTTGATTCCCCAAACTTTAAAgtttcttccttgatttctttaatGACTCACTGCTCCCTCTAGAGTGTGTTGTTCAGTCTTTAAATATTTGtggttgtttctagttttattCCATTGTCTCACAAGATACAAGGAATTATTTCAattctcttgtatttatttagACTCACTTTATGACCTATAATATGTGCTATGATAGACAAAGTTCTGTAGGAGGAGTAGAAGAATGTATACTTCAGATACATTGGGTAGAATTTTCTGTAACTTTCTATTAATTCCAACTGGTCTGTGATACAATTTAAGTCTGAAGTTTCTCTGCTAATTTTTACTTTGGGTGGATTTTTTGAGACTAAAAATAGGGTATTGATATCTGGGGTATTGATTGTCTCAGCATATGTCTGACCGTTAATGCACGTAACtgtttaatttatgaaattagAGGCTCAAATATTCAGCAAGTGCACTGATACACTTAAAATTGTCCAATCATTATTGGGTCACTTGACTAGTATATAAtggttgtctttttaaattttgacttgAAGTCTCTTGGCTTGCTTACAGCAACCTGATTTGTCTCTATTTACTTATTACTTATGCTAATATTCTTTGAGTCTCAGTCTCTATGCGATTTTCTGAGAGATGCGTtaggtcatttttttcttctctctattaGAAATGGTAccttttgtctgtttgcttgctgtTTTTAGGGGGGTGCTTACTGTACTGAAATCATGGATTTTATGGATTTTTCCCTTTTAGGAAATTTATTCTATCACTTGCTTTCAGTTGTATTTTCACATATAATTTAGAAACCACTTgaagatatttataaaaatttgctGAAATTATATTGGGCTTATAGAACTATTTGAGTCAGTATCAGAAGTTCTAAGTGATTAAGGCTATCAACATAATTATGGCTatgccatgctttttttttttttttttttagaaaattctttCAGGATTGCTACATTGTTTTTATACCTGTCTAGCAAATATTGTGTGATTTTTCCCCCTGTGTGTTTCCTGCCTTTTAGTCTATTCAAAAAGGTAATACTTCTACACATTTAAGTATTTTGTTACTGATTTTTGTTGCTACAGTGTTTTCTTGATGCATTTCACTATTCTTGtaggtttttttaaaatagaattttctatGTACTGCTGCATGAGTGGGGATGATTTCTAAGCTGTATATCTGCACATCTTTTACTTTGGTCTTATTAAATTTATCGAAGAAATCATTCagcatatatacttttttttgtttgtttttttgctttaatGAGCTACAGTTCGAATTAAACCAAAACAGTAAAAGGGGAATTTTTTCTCTTGCTGAAATCATGAGgaaaatttttcattctttcaataTTATGTGGTGTTTCCAAAGattcattcatgtatgtgtatatgtatttgtgtatatatatatatatatatatatacatacatgtaatcaaATTTAGGTAATTTTTATATTAAGTGAaaagtttgattttgtttattttagcagGAATGACTGTTAAATATAATCAAATTCTTTCATTGGCATCTGCTAAGACGGCTATGtggtttcttctttgttcttttactaCAGGTCAAGCACATCAATTTCCTTTGAGTGTTTATAAAATGTCTCTACTTTCCAGGATAAACCCAACCTGTTTAATCTGTACATACATAGCTGGcttacatttgcttatttttttgcTGGGAATTTTGACACCAAAATTATGATACAAAATTAAGctgctaataaaaatattttccaatcaTCCCAACACAATCATGCTTAAGAAGCTAGgaggctcctttttctttcttcctaaagaGATGTTGCAGTGTTCGCTCTTCTTCAGACATCTGACGATTTCCACCAGAGGCCGTCTGGATGTGGAGTTTTCTTTATGGAAGGGACttgaatttgaactttaaaaatagacttaagtatatttgtaattttatgaattttatcagTTTCTCCTGTCTAAGTAATATGGGTTTCAAAGACTTTCTTCATCTCACCAAACTTACTGTTAATTAGTCAAGTACTCTTATAATCACGTTGCTGTCtatcccttttcatttattataaggctgatttattttccttcatcaTCTAAAACTGTGTAACTGAAAACGTAATAGTTTTAGCAAGCTTCTTTTAACCCGTTTTCTCCTAACTTTCATCTTCATCTTTCTATGTTTTGTGTGTTTAGTTTCATCCTTATCCCACTTAATCTTTTTAGCTAGTTGTTTTGATAATTTCTTAAAGTGAGAAGATAAATTTTTAGtgacataatataaaatttttataggCTTCCAAACactgttttaattctttaaacAAATTCCAGTAAATTCTGTTTTCAGTATCATACgattattgtatattttaatttctgatgTTTTGTCTTCCTTATTCCATTAGATTATTATAAATTTATCAgtgattttctgaaatatttagaCACTAAacaccttatttttattttacttacagtTTACTTTCATTATGACAGGTCACTACTCTCTAGATATATCATTGGACAATAGAATGTGACCTCCTTTGTTTaccaatttttacttttaaatttgacCTAGCAATGTAGTACGTATTAAATAATAGGTCCTCAGGAGCTATTTGTTCAGTGAAACAAAGTTGGTTTTGCTTCTGTGCTTGTATGTGGAGCTAAATCAATGGTTTTTAAAATCCtaatacagaattttaaatatcaagTATAAGCTAAACAGTGCTtaataaaaattccaaaatttcAGTATCTGACTCTGTGTGGCTCCCTACCAAAGTGCTGGCCAGCATAAAGCATTAGGACATACAGGATTTAAATGACACAAGCTGAGGATGATTGTTGATAGTACAGGCAATAGAAAGAAGTACTCTGATACTCTGTAAAATCTCCTATGGCATGAGGCCAAAACTGTTGAGGAGTTATAGTTTCATGGAAACAAAATTTCCATTTCAGTACTTTTTAATTTGAAGGTTAACTGTTGCAGAGGATGTatggaaacaacaaaaaacaaggaagCCATACACAGTGTTATTCATAGCAACTCTAATTTATTCTATCTCCATAATCATTTAATATTGATTTCAGCAAAACAATATgggttttaatatttaaaaattcaattgcTTGTCTTCTTTGAGTTAGTGTTTAAATTATATGacttaattaatttatattttgtgtttaaagGTACATTTTACACAAATGCAAAGATAATTATGTCTTTGGAGTTAAAGGCACATGGTTCAGTGTGTAGGGAAAGAGCTAAATTCTGGTTTGGTTGTGTGACATGGCACATAAATATCATCTCTGAATATCAATTTTCCAGTCTTTGACCTACATAAGAAGTCTCTTTGGCCAAAAATAATGTGATCACTTAAAGTATTGTACATGAGAGAAGCCTgtacatttagtattttaaaaaatgagctatcgccgggtggtggtggtgcacgcctttaatcccagcactcaggaggcaggggcagacagatttctgagttcgaagccagcctggtctacagaatgagttccaggacagccagggctatacagagaaaccctgtctcggaaaaaaaaaagagctatcaTTAGGCTTACATGTACATTATTTCATAATAAGTTATACAATTACAATAGGAGGAAATATTTGCTCAAAAATACCTAGTTTAGAACTTGGTATCCTATTTTCTAGTATACATTAATTATAGACACATTAAAGTTTAAAGAACATTTGGAATTGAAATACTTGATGGGAAAATTAAGTATAAATGATTGATAGGAACTATGGCATGATAATAGGCAATCAACCCAGTCATCgtttaaagagaaaacatgatcTTCTAAATATGATCTCAAAAACCTCAGCAATACACAATACCATCGTGATCACAGTAAATGTGTACATTGCAATGAGGAAAATAGTCTTTTCAAAGTGCTCTGGAACCATGCATTTTAGAATATTTGGTTTTTTACCAAGCAATTCAGTATCACACAAGTATATCGGCTTCACTTGGAAGCCAAAGAGGTGAATCTGAAGCCAAAATGCTAACACCTCCAGGCTGATTCTTAACAAGACTGAGAGGATGTAAATCACAGTGTACGCGGGCTTCTGAAGAATGCATTCTTGATTGATACTTTTGCATGCAGCATACAGGTGGAAAATAGCTCCAGGAAGCAGGACAAGCACTAGCTGTAATGCCCAGAACACCTAAAGCATACCAGAACTATTTTAGTCAAATCAAATAAGCAAAAACCAAAGACACATGGAGTATTGACAAATTAATCCAGggctaatttaaaaattgtacatttttgcaaataccttataaaaatgaaatatgatgaACAAATATACTGGTGCTGACAAGATTTTAGAACTTTAAACATAATGGCGGTTggaaatcatattttattatcattGGTTTCTGGTAAAGAAATGGTAAAGTACTTGATTATAGTAGCTGATTAATGCCTTTATGCTACATATTGCTGATGGATAATAGAATATTGGATTTAGAAGCAATTTGTTACATCTTCTGAACTATccattcaataaaaacataatacaCTTCTCAAAACTATAGAAGAAGAAACTATGAGTATTGGAGAgtcaatgtttgtgtgtgtgccagaaaGCTTACTTGGGGAGTTATTGGCCGGAACTGATTGTAACAGAACAGGTTTATCTCTCGTTTGTCTGGGTCACAGCTGAAGTGCAAAGCCTCATTCCCGTAGACAGCAAAGCCCAGCACTCCAAGGAAGAACATCCGCACTGAGCCGAAGAAGAGAGTGTGGAACTGGCCGATCACAGTTGGAGGCTTAACCTGttggttttggaggggaaaaattAGTTGGAAACAAACATTTAGAAAGGACAATTGGGAGGATGTATTCatgatcacattttaaaaagaatttttaaaaggttgaGATCTGAGACGTTTTTAGCAAAATAGACTCTTTGAGATGGTCAAGTTCACGGTTAAGCCCTCATTATGACATCATTATTCCACTTTACTCATAAATTATAAAGTACAGACATCAAATAGTGATCTACTGCCAATAACATGGGTAAGTTTAGAAATGCTTTAAACAGCTTTGAATGTGAGGAATACCTCCTTCTCTTGTAAtccctttaaaataaaaccataaggATCTTAGAATGTCTGATTTCCTCTTTTGGAAGATTAGGTGACAAATACAACATTAAACTTAGAACACTATACTATCATAATGCCAGAAcagtatttatttagttttggcaagtgttttttttttttttttatacttaataTTGAATTAAGAGTATAAGCTACTTTAAGGCATCAATTGATGAATGTACCTCAGAGTTAAATCTACCTGTAATTTAGAATTCAGAATATTTTACAGCAGAtggctgttattttattttcttagtaaatGTACAGTAAATATATTCATCGCCACACATGCCAATTGATTTAAAATACACAGACAAATACTCATGCAATTGATTTTCTT harbors:
- the Gje1 gene encoding putative gap junction epsilon-1 protein, which codes for MSLNYIKNFYEGCVKPPTVIGQFHTLFFGSVRMFFLGVLGFAVYGNEALHFSCDPDKREINLFCYNQFRPITPQVFWALQLVLVLLPGAIFHLYAACKSINQECILQKPAYTVIYILSVLLRISLEVLAFWLQIHLFGFQVKPIYLCDTELLGKKPNILKCMVPEHFEKTIFLIAMYTFTVITMVLCIAEVFEIIFRRSCFLFKR